In one Streptomyces sp. NBC_01288 genomic region, the following are encoded:
- a CDS encoding DUF397 domain-containing protein: MTSALKWFKSSYSSNDGPDCVEVAIAPADATVHVRDSKNTQRAQLAFADASWAEFVAFASY, translated from the coding sequence ATGACCTCCGCGCTGAAGTGGTTCAAGAGCAGCTACAGCAGCAACGACGGCCCTGATTGCGTTGAGGTCGCGATAGCCCCCGCAGACGCCACAGTCCACGTACGCGACTCCAAGAACACGCAGCGCGCCCAACTCGCCTTCGCGGATGCCTCGTGGGCCGAGTTCGTGGCTTTCGCGTCCTACTGA
- a CDS encoding helix-turn-helix domain-containing protein: MEDEESAAVLKAVGRQIKMWREAAGLSQAEFGVEIGYSAEMVSSVERGRRAPKPEFLDKADKVLKAGGKISAMKEDVEKARYPKKVRDLKNLEDEAVELGAYDSHQIHGLLQTPDYARELYVMRRPAYTEEEIDRHVTARVARKAVFERKPSPLLTFVQEEVTLRRPLGSRMVLRKQLEHLLEISKLRHVEIQVMPTDREDHAGMAGSIRLLKLLNGKTLGHSEGQLHSRLISDPKEVQVLEMRYGMIRAQALTPRESLAFIEKVMGEET, encoded by the coding sequence GTGGAGGACGAGGAGTCGGCGGCCGTACTGAAGGCGGTAGGCCGGCAGATCAAGATGTGGCGGGAGGCCGCCGGGCTGTCGCAGGCGGAGTTCGGGGTCGAGATCGGGTACAGCGCGGAGATGGTCTCGTCGGTGGAGCGGGGGCGGCGGGCCCCCAAGCCGGAGTTCCTCGACAAGGCGGACAAGGTGTTGAAAGCGGGCGGCAAGATCTCCGCGATGAAGGAGGACGTGGAGAAGGCCCGGTACCCGAAAAAGGTCCGGGATCTGAAAAACCTGGAGGACGAGGCCGTAGAGCTGGGGGCCTACGACAGCCACCAGATTCACGGTCTGCTGCAAACCCCGGACTATGCAAGGGAGTTGTATGTCATGCGACGCCCCGCGTACACGGAGGAGGAGATCGACCGGCACGTCACCGCGCGCGTGGCACGCAAGGCCGTCTTCGAGCGCAAGCCATCACCGCTGCTCACCTTCGTCCAGGAAGAGGTGACGCTACGGCGACCCCTCGGAAGCAGAATGGTGCTGCGGAAACAGCTTGAACACCTCCTGGAGATCAGCAAGTTGCGCCATGTCGAGATCCAGGTGATGCCCACAGACCGTGAGGACCACGCGGGTATGGCGGGCTCGATCCGGCTGCTGAAGCTCCTCAACGGCAAGACACTCGGCCACTCGGAGGGCCAGCTCCACAGTCGACTGATCAGCGATCCCAAGGAAGTTCAGGTCCTGGAAATGCGCTATGGCATGATCCGGGCGCAGGCTCTCACGCCACGGGAGTCCCTGGCCTTCATCGAGAAAGTAATGGGAGAAGAGACATGA
- a CDS encoding ATP-binding protein encodes MVRHFTVLLSATRRGARLARLLTERQLADWGLPSDAAEHVVAELAANAVFHGRVPGRDFRLTLRLDALGTLRIEVTDARGDRVPHVPNSDSVWAESGRGLLLVAAYAERWGVDEAPAPCKTVWAELVLGRG; translated from the coding sequence CTGGTACGGCACTTCACCGTGCTGTTGTCCGCGACGCGCAGGGGAGCCCGCCTCGCCCGTCTCCTCACGGAACGTCAACTCGCCGACTGGGGGCTGCCGTCCGACGCCGCCGAACACGTCGTTGCCGAACTCGCCGCGAACGCCGTCTTTCACGGGCGGGTACCCGGGCGCGATTTCCGGCTGACACTACGGCTCGACGCATTGGGCACGCTCCGTATCGAGGTGACGGACGCCCGGGGCGATCGGGTCCCCCATGTCCCGAACTCGGACTCGGTGTGGGCGGAGTCGGGGCGCGGGCTGCTGCTCGTGGCCGCGTACGCGGAGCGGTGGGGTGTCGATGAGGCACCCGCCCCCTGCAAGACCGTGTGGGCCGAGCTCGTGTTGGGGCGGGGGTGA
- a CDS encoding ADP-ribosylglycohydrolase family protein, with product MVSTATAAVWGRVEQQDFRSRVRGTLLGAAVGDALGAPVDLLAGDEIREAYGAEGVVDLVFGYGRRGAVTHLTQLSLFTVDGLIRAQVRRDTGAWHPPTDLHRAYLRWAATQHDWGPDERRKDDGWLAREEWLYARRDPTRACLLGFGDERMGTLDAPKNPGEVGGEAAARSAPFGLLVGWEPQLVMQLAVECAAQTHGHPVGYLSAGAYAVIVHGLARGESLDAAVQRALGLLAVRPGHQPVSVALQRALGAVRQGMPTSARVEELVGEGNADGVLAGAVYCALVGEDVRHGLCLAVNHGGPSGTAGALTGGLLGALHGETALPPAWLAELEGRPTLLVLADDFAVEMTQGPALHGPAGSAPGWIARYPRGA from the coding sequence TTGGTGAGTACGGCAACCGCGGCCGTCTGGGGTCGGGTGGAGCAGCAGGATTTTCGGAGTCGGGTGCGGGGGACGCTGCTCGGGGCCGCCGTGGGGGACGCGCTCGGTGCGCCGGTGGATCTGTTGGCGGGGGATGAGATCCGGGAGGCCTACGGTGCTGAGGGCGTCGTGGATCTCGTCTTCGGCTACGGCCGGCGGGGGGCCGTCACTCATCTCACGCAGCTCAGTCTGTTCACCGTCGATGGGCTGATCCGCGCTCAGGTGCGGCGCGACACCGGGGCCTGGCATCCGCCTACCGATCTGCATCGGGCCTATTTGCGGTGGGCCGCGACCCAGCATGACTGGGGGCCCGATGAGCGTCGTAAGGATGATGGGTGGCTTGCGCGCGAGGAGTGGCTCTACGCTCGGCGTGATCCAACTCGGGCTTGTTTGCTGGGGTTTGGGGATGAGCGGATGGGGACGCTCGATGCTCCGAAGAATCCTGGCGAGGTGGGTGGGGAGGCCGCCGCTCGGTCCGCGCCTTTTGGGTTGCTCGTGGGGTGGGAGCCTCAGCTGGTGATGCAGCTCGCCGTGGAGTGTGCCGCTCAGACTCATGGGCATCCCGTTGGGTATCTCTCCGCCGGTGCCTATGCCGTCATTGTCCATGGACTTGCCCGTGGAGAGAGTCTTGACGCCGCCGTGCAACGGGCGCTCGGCCTGCTTGCCGTCAGACCCGGGCACCAGCCCGTCTCCGTCGCGCTCCAGCGCGCTCTCGGCGCCGTACGGCAGGGGATGCCCACCTCCGCGCGGGTCGAGGAACTCGTGGGGGAGGGGAACGCGGACGGGGTGCTCGCGGGGGCTGTCTACTGCGCGCTCGTCGGCGAGGACGTACGGCATGGGCTGTGTCTGGCCGTGAATCACGGTGGGCCCTCCGGGACTGCGGGGGCGCTCACCGGTGGTCTGCTCGGGGCGTTGCACGGCGAGACGGCCCTCCCGCCGGCCTGGCTGGCCGAGCTGGAGGGCCGTCCCACGTTGCTTGTGCTCGCCGATGATTTCGCGGTGGAGATGACCCAGGGGCCCGCGTTGCACGGGCCCGCCGGGTCCGCCCCCGGGTGGATCGCCAGATACCCCAGAGGCGCGTAG
- a CDS encoding sodium:solute symporter family protein produces the protein MNGLDWAVLIGYFGVMVAIGVWSHKRVDNVSDFFTAGGKMPWWLSGISHHMSGYSAVMFTGYAGIAYTYGVTSFITWSFPIALGIAIGSKLFAPRINRLRSRLHVASPLEYLKNRYNLKTQQALAWSGMLLKIVDVAAKWAAIATLLSVFTGVSLNQGILITGAITAVYCTIGGLWADALTELGQFIIQLLAGVSMFVAVVLKLHDKGISFLGAWDEPALQGHGKPLVGPYGTVFLLAFLFIKLFEYNGGMLNQAQRYMATKSPYEAERSARLSAALWLIWPTVLFFPMWMSPLLVHAQKPDGSDSYGLMTEQLLPHGLLGLVVVGFFSHTMAMCSSDANAIAAVFTRDVAPVVSAKARAWDDRSGLIAARVTTVVFLGLSMSVATQINSPTFKDIITVVIKWVAGLMGPIAIPMMLGLLRPFRKSGPTAALTSWAAGLFAFWLVNYPINWEVDGGVPLQYQVSIPLAVSLVLYILIGYVKPEDTPERDALIEKINGGGDDDGEAAAVTVPAQASAGDDVVGSQS, from the coding sequence ATGAACGGGCTCGACTGGGCCGTGCTCATCGGCTATTTCGGCGTGATGGTGGCGATCGGTGTGTGGTCGCACAAGCGCGTCGACAACGTGAGCGACTTCTTCACGGCCGGCGGGAAGATGCCGTGGTGGCTCTCCGGCATCTCGCACCACATGTCGGGCTACAGCGCGGTGATGTTCACCGGCTACGCGGGCATCGCCTACACCTACGGCGTCACGTCCTTCATCACCTGGTCGTTCCCGATCGCGCTGGGCATCGCCATCGGCTCCAAGCTGTTCGCGCCGCGCATCAACCGGCTGCGCTCACGGCTCCACGTGGCGTCCCCGCTCGAATACCTGAAGAACCGCTACAACCTGAAGACCCAACAGGCGCTCGCCTGGTCCGGGATGCTGCTGAAGATCGTGGACGTGGCGGCCAAGTGGGCGGCGATCGCGACCCTGTTGTCGGTGTTCACAGGTGTGTCCCTGAACCAGGGCATCCTCATCACCGGTGCGATCACGGCGGTCTACTGCACGATCGGCGGCCTGTGGGCGGACGCGCTGACCGAACTCGGCCAGTTCATCATCCAGTTGCTGGCCGGCGTCTCCATGTTCGTGGCCGTCGTACTGAAGCTGCACGACAAGGGCATCAGCTTCCTCGGGGCCTGGGACGAACCCGCGCTCCAGGGCCACGGCAAACCGCTCGTCGGCCCCTACGGCACGGTCTTCCTCCTCGCGTTCCTCTTCATCAAGCTCTTCGAGTACAACGGCGGCATGCTCAACCAGGCCCAGCGCTACATGGCCACCAAGAGCCCCTACGAGGCCGAGCGTTCGGCCCGGCTGTCGGCGGCGCTGTGGCTGATCTGGCCGACGGTCCTCTTCTTCCCCATGTGGATGTCCCCGCTCCTGGTCCACGCGCAGAAGCCGGACGGCTCCGACTCCTACGGCCTGATGACCGAACAACTCCTCCCGCACGGCCTGTTGGGCCTGGTGGTCGTCGGCTTCTTCTCCCACACGATGGCGATGTGCTCCTCCGACGCCAACGCGATCGCAGCGGTCTTCACACGGGACGTGGCACCGGTCGTATCGGCCAAGGCCCGTGCGTGGGACGACCGTTCGGGGCTCATCGCGGCCCGCGTGACGACGGTCGTCTTCCTCGGCCTGTCGATGTCGGTGGCGACACAGATCAACTCGCCCACGTTCAAGGACATCATCACGGTCGTCATCAAGTGGGTCGCGGGCCTGATGGGCCCGATCGCGATCCCGATGATGCTGGGTCTGCTCCGCCCGTTCCGCAAGTCCGGTCCCACGGCGGCGCTGACGAGCTGGGCGGCGGGCCTGTTCGCCTTCTGGCTGGTCAACTACCCGATCAACTGGGAGGTGGACGGCGGGGTCCCGCTCCAGTACCAGGTGTCGATCCCGCTCGCGGTCTCCCTGGTCCTCTACATCCTCATCGGCTACGTGAAGCCCGAGGACACCCCGGAACGGGACGCGCTGATCGAGAAGATCAACGGCGGCGGGGACGACGACGGAGAGGCGGCGGCGGTGACGGTACCGGCACAGGCGAGTGCGGGAGACGACGTGGTGGGCAGCCAGTCGTAG
- a CDS encoding SDR family oxidoreductase, whose protein sequence is MSLLAGKTVVVSGVGAGLGHQVAAAVVRDGGNAVLGARTEANLAKSAAEIDPDGAHTAYRATDITDEAQCEALVSVARERFGRVDAVVQVAAWDSYFGGVEDADFTTWQSVIDVNLLGTLKMTRACLPALKEVGGGSIVFIGTQSAVAAPSQVRQAAYAASKGALTSAMYSLARELGPYRIRVNTVLPGWMWGPPVEAYVQFTAHTEKVPEAEVLKRLSDRMALPELATDGDVADAAVFLASERARAITGQSLLVNAGELMR, encoded by the coding sequence ATGTCGCTGCTCGCGGGCAAGACCGTCGTCGTCTCGGGGGTCGGGGCCGGACTCGGCCACCAGGTCGCCGCCGCCGTCGTACGGGACGGGGGGAACGCCGTCCTCGGTGCGCGCACGGAGGCGAATCTCGCCAAGTCGGCCGCCGAGATCGATCCGGACGGCGCGCACACGGCGTACCGGGCGACGGACATCACGGACGAGGCGCAGTGCGAGGCGCTGGTGTCGGTGGCGCGGGAGCGGTTCGGGCGGGTCGACGCGGTGGTCCAAGTGGCCGCGTGGGACAGCTACTTCGGCGGGGTCGAGGACGCGGACTTCACCACCTGGCAGTCGGTGATCGACGTGAACCTGCTGGGGACGCTGAAGATGACGCGGGCCTGCCTGCCGGCACTGAAGGAGGTGGGCGGCGGCTCGATCGTCTTCATCGGGACACAGTCCGCCGTGGCCGCCCCGTCCCAGGTGCGGCAGGCGGCGTACGCGGCGTCGAAGGGAGCGCTGACGAGCGCGATGTACTCGCTGGCAAGGGAGTTGGGGCCGTATCGGATCCGGGTGAACACCGTGCTGCCGGGGTGGATGTGGGGGCCGCCGGTGGAGGCGTACGTGCAGTTCACCGCGCACACGGAGAAGGTGCCGGAGGCGGAGGTACTGAAGCGGCTGTCCGACCGGATGGCACTGCCCGAGCTGGCGACGGACGGGGATGTGGCGGACGCGGCGGTGTTCCTGGCGTCGGAACGGGCGCGGGCGATCACGGGACAGTCGTTGCTGGTCAACGCCGGGGAGCTGATGCGATGA
- a CDS encoding MFS transporter, producing MATAEPTRADDADPGPVTGPRIRVPAHTATDRTDDAAVDAHHTDDSGTREVEPRENSTRLTRFVDRLRAPFLAHPVIGFTLLSGVLHVVWFFTFANSGGDLAAQDAWAEFVGRHPDSAYNLAWYGGMHPVSYSVVSPYLMSVLGVRTTMMIAGTISAGLLTMILIRSRSVRNPLWASLAGVFALLCNAASGRVTYGLGLVFGLGAVAVVFCWPYRWRYKRWAKALCAAPLAALATMSSPVAGLFVGLVAVALFLQKRRPGAWALGLAPAAVVAVSAWLFPFSGTQPMLFGSMILPLASGVIVYFLVPREWKTVRITSAVYSIGVILVWLVSSQIGSNISRLAMLFAGVALIAALPFAVPRSRKWYAIALAFVGFNGWIGFKSVDDVINTAPAASWSHELAPLVNELQTVGAERGRVEVVPAASHIEASALAPYVNLARGWNRQADMERNPLFYDDTLNSANYHEWLQRWAVHYVVLPKDKLDGDGGERERALVQRGMPYLKQVWGDTNWQLFQVTDPTPLAEPNSVVDRAEQGELTIEVKKKGRILIRIPYSPWLSIVDAKGKSLKPPQETDASKHRAEGTPKTYDNLNGCLMETEEDSKGDKWTMLLAPKTGTYRLAAPYQLPRGTPCPDELK from the coding sequence GTGGCCACAGCGGAGCCGACACGTGCCGACGATGCCGATCCGGGCCCGGTAACCGGCCCGCGAATACGCGTACCCGCGCACACCGCGACAGACAGGACGGATGACGCGGCAGTCGACGCCCATCACACGGACGACAGCGGGACCCGCGAGGTCGAACCCCGTGAGAACAGCACCCGCCTGACACGCTTCGTCGACCGTCTCCGCGCCCCCTTCCTCGCCCACCCGGTGATCGGCTTCACGCTCCTCTCCGGTGTCCTCCACGTCGTCTGGTTCTTCACGTTCGCGAACAGTGGCGGCGACCTCGCGGCGCAGGACGCCTGGGCCGAGTTCGTCGGCCGCCACCCGGACTCGGCGTACAACCTCGCCTGGTACGGCGGCATGCACCCGGTGTCGTACAGCGTGGTCTCGCCGTATCTGATGTCGGTCCTCGGTGTCCGTACGACGATGATGATCGCCGGGACCATCTCGGCGGGCCTGCTCACCATGATCCTGATCCGCAGCCGCTCGGTGCGGAACCCGCTGTGGGCCTCGCTCGCGGGTGTCTTCGCGCTGCTGTGCAACGCGGCGTCGGGCCGGGTGACGTACGGGCTTGGCCTGGTGTTCGGGCTCGGCGCGGTGGCCGTGGTCTTCTGCTGGCCCTACCGCTGGCGCTACAAACGCTGGGCGAAGGCCCTGTGCGCGGCCCCGCTGGCCGCGCTCGCGACCATGTCGTCGCCGGTGGCCGGACTGTTCGTGGGCCTGGTCGCCGTAGCCCTGTTCCTCCAGAAGCGACGCCCAGGTGCATGGGCCCTCGGCCTCGCGCCCGCGGCCGTGGTGGCCGTGTCCGCCTGGCTGTTCCCGTTCTCCGGGACGCAGCCGATGCTGTTCGGCTCGATGATCCTGCCGCTGGCGTCCGGGGTGATCGTCTACTTCCTGGTGCCGCGCGAGTGGAAGACCGTACGGATCACGTCGGCCGTGTACAGCATCGGCGTCATCCTGGTCTGGCTGGTCAGTTCGCAGATCGGCTCGAACATAAGCCGACTGGCGATGCTGTTCGCGGGCGTGGCCCTGATCGCCGCGCTGCCCTTCGCGGTGCCGCGCTCGCGCAAGTGGTACGCGATCGCGCTGGCCTTCGTCGGCTTCAACGGCTGGATCGGCTTCAAGTCGGTCGACGACGTCATCAACACCGCCCCCGCCGCGTCCTGGTCGCACGAACTCGCGCCGCTCGTCAACGAACTCCAGACCGTAGGCGCCGAGCGCGGCCGCGTCGAGGTCGTCCCGGCCGCGTCCCACATCGAGGCCTCCGCGCTCGCGCCCTACGTCAACCTGGCCCGCGGCTGGAACCGCCAGGCCGACATGGAGCGCAACCCCCTCTTCTACGACGACACCCTCAACTCGGCGAACTACCACGAGTGGCTCCAGCGCTGGGCCGTCCACTACGTCGTGCTGCCGAAGGACAAGCTGGACGGCGACGGCGGCGAGCGCGAACGGGCCCTGGTCCAGCGCGGGATGCCGTATCTGAAGCAGGTCTGGGGCGACACGAACTGGCAGCTGTTCCAGGTCACCGACCCGACGCCGCTCGCCGAGCCGAACTCGGTCGTCGACCGGGCGGAGCAGGGCGAGTTGACCATCGAGGTGAAGAAGAAGGGCCGGATCCTCATCCGCATCCCGTACTCGCCGTGGCTGAGCATCGTCGACGCGAAGGGCAAGAGCCTCAAGCCCCCGCAGGAGACCGACGCGTCCAAGCACCGCGCCGAGGGCACGCCGAAGACGTACGACAACCTCAACGGCTGCCTGATGGAGACGGAGGAGGACTCCAAGGGCGACAAGTGGACGATGTTGCTGGCCCCGAAGACAGGAACGTACCGGCTGGCGGCGCCGTACCAGTTGCCGCGGGGTACTCCGTGTCCGGATGAACTGAAGTAG
- a CDS encoding D-alanyl-D-alanine carboxypeptidase has translation MEEASVAGESPDRSKKRESSAEPTPGSASPVPEARGERDPRLAVAREDATPSASAAQRGGVDTATKIFSIRELRSEETEGAETPSDSEDPDTQNPSAKGGPGGPEGDARLRAAVAAWVTSGSTGERPTGDEDPEDAVEKPTGSEAADGAEGSGDVATAEGPEDAETPAGGPETGDAEDAGEVSVADASEGAESAQEADTGERAEGAGAGVTGDAESPENPEDAEPAKGESDGDDDVTEGERVADAAAEGESEADKTPVAAPAGKVGADADAHPETTDTASGETADAGSTEAEVDEAEADTAPEPAEGDTPLPATGAKPDDRPGSAEGDAPSDATGPKADDRPKPAEGKASTGTAGPKDDDRPEPAEGKASTDATGPKADDRPKPAEGKASTGTAGPKDDDRPEPAEGKASTGTTAPKTDSHPESAEGEGEPAPGAVAAEGDTDTDPRTTGTDPEDAAPSASPTDAQPKAADDEKAPAGPPAPDNETRTGGAGGNTKTAEGEAEAVDHPTTVFKAPRPPKPAVDQPTTMLKAPKAPTAPTPPKTPETPAERTSRFVALKPLDEPRRESPRRDTPPKDATRPVTQLGPEHTTQQPLPPKPPLDLLAELTNTPPPPETPVRTAIRRVKIWTPLVILLAIVFAVVQAVRPLPTPSLTLTADDSYTFDGTKTNLPWPSEGQGWMDVNGIGTMGDFGKQTPVAIGSVAKAMTAYIVLKDHPLKAGTEGEKITVDATAEKEGGYDKDGESTLNTVKAGDILTEKQALSAIMIPSANNIARLLARWDAGSEAAFIKKMNDTAKSLGMTNTTYTDASGLKETTVSSAEDQVKLGNQLVKIQALMDITKLPSWVDPSGHKWTNYNRLVPYNNSLGIKTGTTTAAGGNLLFAATKEVGGETAVVVGAILGQHTAPIIDTVNAVSKTAMLAAQDAMTSAKILKKGTVVGYVDDQLGGHTPVVVTKDVAAVGWAGLKVKLSFAPDAVPHTAKAGTKVGTLTVGDGSSGAVKVPVALQKDLAEPALTSKLTRLG, from the coding sequence ATGGAGGAGGCATCGGTGGCGGGCGAGTCCCCCGACAGGTCGAAGAAGCGCGAGTCGTCGGCAGAACCGACGCCGGGGAGCGCGAGTCCGGTTCCTGAGGCGCGGGGTGAGCGCGATCCCCGGTTGGCGGTGGCCCGCGAGGACGCGACACCGTCCGCGTCGGCGGCTCAGCGCGGGGGCGTGGACACGGCGACGAAGATCTTCTCGATCCGGGAACTGCGGTCGGAGGAGACCGAGGGGGCGGAGACCCCTTCCGATTCCGAGGATCCCGATACGCAGAACCCTTCCGCCAAGGGCGGGCCGGGCGGGCCTGAGGGCGATGCGCGGTTGCGGGCGGCTGTGGCGGCGTGGGTGACGTCGGGGTCGACCGGGGAGCGGCCTACCGGCGACGAAGACCCCGAGGACGCCGTCGAGAAGCCCACCGGGAGCGAGGCGGCTGACGGCGCCGAGGGCTCGGGGGACGTTGCTACGGCCGAGGGCCCCGAGGACGCGGAGACGCCCGCTGGAGGCCCGGAGACCGGGGATGCCGAGGACGCGGGGGAAGTTTCCGTGGCCGACGCCTCCGAGGGTGCTGAGAGCGCCCAGGAAGCCGACACGGGCGAGCGGGCCGAGGGTGCGGGTGCCGGGGTGACTGGTGACGCCGAGAGCCCCGAGAACCCCGAGGATGCTGAGCCCGCCAAGGGCGAGTCCGACGGCGACGACGATGTGACCGAGGGCGAGCGGGTCGCCGACGCTGCCGCCGAGGGCGAGTCCGAGGCGGACAAGACGCCCGTGGCCGCGCCGGCCGGCAAGGTCGGTGCGGATGCCGACGCGCACCCGGAGACCACCGACACCGCCTCGGGCGAGACCGCTGATGCCGGGTCCACGGAAGCCGAGGTGGACGAGGCCGAGGCCGACACCGCCCCGGAGCCCGCCGAGGGCGACACGCCCCTCCCAGCGACCGGAGCGAAGCCTGACGACCGCCCGGGGTCCGCCGAAGGCGATGCACCCTCCGACGCGACCGGTCCGAAGGCTGACGACCGCCCGAAGCCGGCCGAAGGCAAAGCGTCGACCGGCACGGCCGGGCCGAAGGACGATGACCGCCCGGAGCCCGCCGAGGGCAAGGCGTCCACCGACGCGACCGGTCCGAAGGCTGACGACCGCCCGAAGCCGGCCGAAGGCAAGGCGTCGACCGGCACGGCCGGGCCGAAGGACGATGACCGCCCGGAGCCCGCCGAGGGCAAGGCGTCCACCGGCACGACGGCCCCGAAGACCGACAGCCACCCGGAGTCCGCCGAAGGCGAGGGCGAACCCGCCCCCGGTGCAGTAGCCGCCGAAGGCGACACGGACACGGACCCCCGGACCACCGGCACCGACCCCGAGGACGCCGCTCCCTCCGCGTCGCCCACCGACGCACAACCGAAAGCCGCCGACGACGAGAAGGCCCCCGCAGGGCCACCCGCACCCGACAACGAGACCCGCACGGGCGGTGCGGGTGGGAACACCAAGACGGCCGAAGGCGAAGCCGAGGCCGTCGATCACCCCACCACCGTCTTCAAGGCCCCACGCCCACCCAAGCCCGCGGTGGACCAGCCGACCACCATGCTCAAGGCCCCCAAGGCCCCAACCGCCCCCACCCCCCCGAAAACCCCCGAGACCCCCGCAGAACGCACCAGCAGGTTCGTCGCCCTCAAGCCCCTCGACGAGCCCCGCAGGGAATCGCCCCGCAGGGATACACCCCCGAAGGACGCCACCCGCCCCGTCACCCAACTCGGCCCCGAGCACACCACCCAGCAACCGCTCCCCCCGAAGCCCCCGCTGGACCTCCTCGCCGAACTGACCAACACCCCCCCACCCCCGGAAACCCCGGTCCGCACAGCGATCCGCAGGGTCAAGATCTGGACCCCGCTGGTCATCCTCCTGGCGATCGTGTTTGCAGTAGTACAGGCCGTACGCCCCCTCCCCACCCCCTCCCTCACCCTCACCGCCGACGACTCGTACACCTTCGACGGCACCAAGACGAACCTCCCGTGGCCCAGCGAGGGCCAGGGCTGGATGGACGTCAACGGCATCGGCACGATGGGCGACTTCGGAAAGCAGACGCCGGTCGCCATCGGGTCCGTAGCGAAGGCGATGACCGCGTACATCGTCCTCAAGGACCACCCGCTGAAGGCGGGCACGGAGGGCGAGAAGATCACCGTCGACGCGACCGCCGAGAAGGAGGGCGGCTACGACAAGGACGGCGAGTCCACGCTCAACACCGTGAAGGCCGGCGACATCCTCACGGAGAAGCAGGCGCTCTCGGCGATCATGATCCCCTCGGCGAACAACATCGCGCGTCTGCTTGCTCGTTGGGACGCGGGCTCCGAGGCGGCGTTCATCAAGAAGATGAACGACACCGCGAAGTCACTGGGGATGACGAACACGACGTACACCGACGCGTCCGGCCTGAAGGAGACGACCGTCTCCTCCGCCGAGGACCAGGTGAAGCTGGGCAACCAACTGGTCAAGATCCAGGCGCTGATGGACATCACCAAGCTGCCGAGCTGGGTCGACCCGTCCGGTCACAAGTGGACCAACTACAACCGCCTGGTGCCGTACAACAACTCGCTCGGCATCAAGACCGGCACCACCACCGCGGCCGGCGGCAACCTGCTCTTCGCCGCCACCAAGGAGGTCGGCGGTGAGACGGCCGTCGTCGTCGGCGCGATCCTCGGCCAGCACACCGCGCCGATCATCGACACGGTCAACGCGGTCAGCAAGACGGCGATGCTCGCGGCGCAGGACGCGATGACCTCGGCGAAGATCCTGAAGAAGGGGACCGTGGTCGGGTACGTCGACGACCAACTCGGCGGTCACACCCCGGTCGTCGTCACCAAGGACGTCGCGGCGGTCGGCTGGGCCGGCCTGAAGGTGAAGCTGTCCTTCGCCCCCGACGCCGTACCGCACACCGCGAAGGCCGGCACCAAGGTGGGCACGCTCACCGTGGGCGACGGTTCGAGCGGTGCCGTCAAGGTGCCGGTCGCCCTCCAGAAGGACCTCGCCGAACCGGCTTTGACGTCCAAACTGACCCGCCTCGGCTGA